In the Flagellimonas sp. HMM57 genome, one interval contains:
- the cobA gene encoding uroporphyrinogen-III C-methyltransferase: MHRPKLTVVGAGPGDIDLITLKGIKALQDANVVLYDALVDTALLEYASKAEKIFVGKRKGCYAYQQEQINELIVQRAYDKGHVVRLKGGDPFVFGRGAEEMEYAAKHGLETAIVPGISSSVSVPASQNIPVTKRGASESFWVITGTTKEHKLSNDVALAAKSSATVVILMGMSKLKEIMDLFRLEGKSNTPVAIIQNGTTENEKIGIGTVASIENKAKEQQLSNPAIIIIGEVVNHRQKVLEIQKEYNQKTLVLLEKEIL, encoded by the coding sequence ATGCATAGACCAAAACTTACCGTAGTCGGAGCTGGCCCTGGTGATATCGATTTAATAACCCTAAAAGGAATTAAAGCATTACAGGATGCCAATGTTGTTCTTTACGATGCTTTAGTAGATACTGCATTATTGGAATATGCCTCAAAAGCAGAAAAAATCTTTGTGGGCAAACGAAAAGGATGTTACGCCTATCAACAAGAACAGATTAATGAACTGATTGTACAACGTGCATACGATAAAGGACATGTGGTACGCCTAAAAGGAGGAGACCCTTTCGTTTTTGGAAGGGGTGCCGAGGAGATGGAATATGCTGCAAAGCATGGACTTGAGACCGCTATAGTTCCCGGAATTTCCTCATCGGTATCCGTACCCGCTTCTCAAAACATACCAGTGACCAAAAGAGGTGCATCCGAAAGTTTTTGGGTGATCACGGGAACAACCAAGGAACATAAGCTGTCCAACGATGTGGCCCTTGCCGCAAAGTCCAGTGCTACGGTTGTTATATTAATGGGCATGTCCAAGTTGAAGGAGATCATGGATTTGTTTCGGTTAGAAGGAAAGTCCAATACGCCCGTGGCCATTATTCAAAACGGTACAACAGAAAACGAAAAAATAGGGATTGGTACTGTTGCTTCAATTGAGAACAAGGCAAAGGAGCAGCAGTTATCCAATCCTGCAATTATTATTATTGGAGAGGTGGTAAATCACAGACAAAAAGTGTTGGAAATACAAAAGGAGTATAATCAGAAAACATTGGTTTTATTAGAAAAAGAAATACTATGA